The following proteins are encoded in a genomic region of Corylus avellana chromosome ca4, CavTom2PMs-1.0:
- the LOC132179147 gene encoding UDP-glycosyltransferase 75C1-like: protein MNVSKFEQPEPFAQRSYSQYTIMVRPHFLLITFPAQGHINPGLQFAKRLIRLGAHVTFVTSVAARRLMAKIPDPDGLSFSTFSDGYDDGFKDGDDAGNYNSEIKRRGSQALTDLVVSSANEGRPFTGLVYTIFLPWAGYVASVLHLPSAVIWIQPAMVLDIYYYFFNGYGDVIRNSSNDPSCPIQLPGLPLLTSRDLPSFLLASNTYTSMFQEQLEALEKESKPIILVNTFDALEHEALRAIEKFNLIGIGPLTPSAFLDGKDPSDTSFGGDLFQSSKDYIEWLNSKSKSSVVYVSFGSILVLSKQQMEEIARGLLESGRPFLWVIRDKQNGEEEKEEDILSCMEELEEKGKIVPWCSQFEVLSHPSLGCFVTHCGWNSTLESLTCGVPMVAFPQWSDQGTNAKLIEDVWKTGVRVTANEDGIVGGDEIKRCLELILGGGRGEDIRRNAMKWKALATEAAKEGGSSYNNLKAFVDEIAQGGC from the coding sequence ATGAATGTCTCAAAATTTGAGCAACCAGAGCCATTTGCACAGAGAAGTTACAGCCAATACACCATCATGGTCCGGCCCCACTTCCTCCTCATAACATTTCCGGCCCAGGGCCATATCAATCCTGGCCTCCAATTCGCCAAGCGCCTCATTCGCTTGGGGGCGCACGTCACCTTCGTCACCAGCGTCGCCGCCCGCCGCCTCATGGCCAAAATCCCTGATCCCGACGGCTTGTCCTTCTCCACCTTTTCCGACGGCTACGACGACGGCTTTAAAGATGGTGACGACGCCGGCAACTACAACTCCGAGATCAAGCGCCGTGGCTCCCAAGCTCTCACTGATCTTGTCGTGTCCAGCGCTAACGAGGGTCGCCCATTTACAGGCTTGGTCTACACCATCTTCCTCCCTTGGGCTGGGTACGTGGCGAGTGTACTTCACCTCCCATCGGCGGTTATTTGGATTCAACCCGCCATGGTTTTGGACATATACTACTACTTCTTCAATGGTTATGGTGATGTCATCAGGAACAGCAGCAATGACCCCTCCTGTCCGATACAATTACCGGGACTACCATTGCTCACTAGCCGTGACCTGCCGTCCTTCTTACTTGCTTCAAATACGTATACTTCTATGTTTCAAGAGCAACTTGAAGCGcttgaaaaagaaagcaagccGATAATACTAGTGAACACCTTTGATGCGCTGGAGCACGAGGCGTTAAGAGCGATCGAAAAGTTCAATTTGATTGGAATTGGGCCGCTAACGCCGTCTGCTTTTTTGGATGGAAAAGATCCATCCGACACTTCTTTTGGAGGAGATCTTTTCCAAAGCTCCAAGGACTACATCGAATGGCTCAACTCCAAGTCCAAATCATCCGTTGTATACGTGTCGTTCGGGAGCATATTGGTGTTATCCAAGCAACAAATGGAGGAAATTGCACGTGGATTGTTGGAGTCTGGCCGCCCCTTCTTGTGGGTCATAAGAGATAAGCAAaacggagaagaagagaaggaagaagatatATTGAGTTGCATGGAGGAATtggaagaaaagggaaaaatcgTGCCATGGTGCTCTCAATTTGAGGTTTTGTCACATCCTTCGTTGGGATGTTTTGTGACACATTGCGGGTGGAATTCAACTTTGGAGAGCTTAACTTGTGGGGTGCCAATGGTTGCGTTCCCCCAATGGTCAGATCAAGGGACAAACGCGAAGTTGATCGAAGACGTGTGGAAAACGGGAGTGAGGGTGACTGCAAATGAGGATGGAATTGTGGGAGGTGATGAGATCAAGAGATGCTTGGAATTGATTCTAGGAGGAGGGAGAGGGGAAGATATTAGAAGGAATGCTATGAAATGGAAGGCTTTGGCTACGGAGGCTGCCAAGGAAGGCGGTTCTTCATATAACAATCTTAAAGCTTTTGTCGATGAGATTGCACAAGGTGGttgttaa